The sequence cAGTTCATACACGATATAAAAATCTAGCCGACATGGCAATTTCTTATAAGCAATGCATGTTTCAAAATCCCACTCACTATGCctcttcatatgcaaccaacatatataataatgcacgttatcaaacataaaaccaccacaagtaaaataataaccatgcaAGTAGgacacactaaatgtactatGCACGCAATCATTTAACTCATCACAAGAATTTAAGTCTAATGCACGTGAACTCTTGTAGCAAACAAATACCACTAACTTAATAACTCGTGGAAAATCAAAGTTCATAATAGGTAAATGCATTTCATCAATAGTCTCAAATCCAGAACAATCAAAAAATAAGTATGAATTGACACACAGTCCCTTAACCATCAAATTCGTAACTCTCTCTACAACTTTTTGAAAGcaaaacaacacaaaattaaGGTAAGGACGCAAATCATACCTCTCAGTCGTTGTAGTGGTAACTACCCTTACCTCATGGTGATTGCTCTTAACTTCATATGTGTCGTCCCATTGCATTCTCACACCGTCAACTTTTGCTCGCCTCCTCATCATGACACTACGAGAATCCTGCAAAGAAGAATTAACACCGCTCGGGAGTGAACCGGCTATATCTTCACAATATGGATAAACCACTTTGCACAAATGTACAGGAAATGGTTTATGCAAGAATAAACAACTCTCAACCTCGCTCttttcactcttttgggccttcaaattatttttcttttctttttctttttctttgacctctttttctctctcttttttctattctatggtcatctcacttttttgttcactctttctttcgaccatatctctttctttttctaaggccatctcacttttttgaaCACTCTATTTTTCTGCCTcatctcttttcttttttttcaaatggtcctccaacacttgctttggggacaacggaagtaatacaatggattccttcttcaatacaaatgaatacctattcttgttcccatcatgtgtcactcgcctatcatatcaccacggcctacccaacaagatatgacaagcatgcattggtaccacatcacacaagacctcatccacatatttccctatagaaaaaggcactagcacttgtttgttaaccttcacttccgcacaatcattcaaccattgaagcctatatggttgagggtgctttaatgtaggcaaccccaatttctccaccatttcaacacttGCCACCAAAGTTGGCTCCATGGGTAAAATATACATGCTCTTTGATTTCCTTTTTATGCTGCACAAGTGAgactttttctatttttttcttggCTCTTACTATTGGCTTTGTGTAATTTTCACCTAGAATCTCTGCGAAGTGATGCAGACATCAAAAGTTTGAGCAGATTTCATTTCTTTCTCATTCATGTAAATTGGGTTGTCATCATCAAGTTGTGTTATGATATTCTATCCGTGTGGGAGAACCATTGTTGAGAAACGACCAGATTCAAAGTGGGGATGGCATGACTGCTGCTTTGTGTATCATATAGTAGTTATAACAGGCGCTGTAATCTTTTGAATTGCTTAGTCAAAATTTGTCCATTACTTATGGTTGACACTTGACAGAAAATCAATTCTGGACCAGTTGAAAGCTTCCTTGATCAAACTCAGCTTCAGAGGCATATATATGGGAGTGAAGACAACAGTGTTCTCAACCTTTTACGTCATGTACGGAACTCACCAGAATCTGAGTTGATTGGATCTGGCTTGTATAAATCTACAGATAACGTGCCTAATGCAACAAATCAACCTCTTCTTATTAACCTGCCAACTCAAGCAGCAACATTTGAGGGTATGTCTGGTCAACCTAATCAAGAAAGTTTTCCTGATGCTGAGCATTTGACCCAGCTGTCGCAATCCCAATCATGGCCAGGGAGATCTTGTGTGGATGATTACTCTATTCCTATCTGCAATACAAATGATAgagagcattggtagtttttcaatcacatatttctttcctgatttatatgtggtaagacacatatatttctcattcccttcattcattgtttgagtatcatacccatgtgaatatatatcattaaaactcaacaattttttttcgattgtggtgaatacaaagcatcattgatcaaaaattttgtaccattaggtaacaaaaattgtgctttaccacatcctttaatcaagtctacaggacatgatattgtattcatcattgtttttgttggttttagttccaagaatatcttttatctcggaggatagtgtgcgttgtaccactatcgggtatgcaaacttcagcttggttcatagcattttccatatttgaacttcaaaaaaatatgcaatgaaataaaattactaacaatacatttataaaaataaaatacaatacaatacatatttaaaaatataacacactataaaatattattatatgaatacaagaaaaataaattattgtacatttatattccaccagtatattgttcattttcagataaatcattaagaaaatctgcagcatcaatatttttcatttctatcccaccaacatattgatcatttccagagaaatcattcagaaaatcaacagcatcaaaatgagttgaattactcaaacggtcactgcgttcagtgaagttggtctctttttctttcccctttatcgattctttatagagcttgcaaaggtgctagggggctcgacaaatacgagaccaatgtcctggagtgccgcatctgaaacaagaactttcaaatcttttcgagtgattttcattaacattcatgttctcttgatgccttttcagtgGGTGGTTCTTGActcccttttgagatgagttataaaaataactatctcgattgttttcaaaacaacggcctcgaccacgaccacgaccaattccacgtccacgtccacgacctcgatcTCGACCAAAACTTTggctttgaatttgattttggtttccaggtttaaattcatttttacttacaacatttacttctggaaatgctgttgatccagtgggtcgggactggtgatttctcattaatagctcgttgttcttttccgccacaagaagacaggcgatgagttcagaatatctcgcaaatccacgcaatctatattgttgctgtagagttatatttgatgtataaaacgtggaaaatgttttttcaagcatttctgattctgtaacctcacgcccacaaaattttaattgcgagattattcgatacatcgccgaattgtaatcacttactttcttaaaatcttggaatctcaacatattccattcatcacgggtgGTCGGAAGTATAAGttctcttatatgttcaaatatttcttttaatcctttccacagagccatgagatctttttcgatgagatattcacatttcaaaccttcatcaagatgtctgcgcaaaaatattatagcttttgtgtttttcttgtgatgaagatataccattttctttaatagtctcgcttagacccaatgactcaagatgcatttctacatcgagagtccattgcatataatttttccccataatgtcgagtgcaatgaattcgagctttgtcaagttagCCATGGTGGCACTAAAAAGAATTATGATGCATtatattagttaatgaatattgcaatacaaagtaatggataaacaacaagtacaagcattcgtaaaaataaagaaaacacaagagcaggatattctccgataaatacaagactcgtgagtatgataaccaaagtaattaaaaataactttgtgaaagccatattcttttttcttcaaaaatttgatgaagaataattttagagaagaagagaaagttggagtgattgaatatgtttgtgagatcatatttatagggcaaaaactagccgttttgttaccgtttatgaccgttggtgtacaagaaaataaatgtatgtatttgtataattttatggtaataatatggtgtatataatattagtaatgttttaaataattatgtatatcatatcacaatattataatcaTGAGGTgttataagatattttgtttaaaaaccttatagacttttatacttgtcgtatcccttaccgggagtgtgggatgtcgtcgtaacatcctcccaggatttataataagtttttgaaaaatttattttattataacattatattatatattaagtatatacacaataaataaataaacagtaaaataaatattattacttttgttatctttttcttctgttttggagcttggaaaaatatggaggacttttagagcttcgtgctgataacgtgttgtgaaaaagtaaaaatttacggtaaaaagtaaaaatctcaaactctcaaaattatcacactacacactttataatatttttctctcaactcaattgtgattttcttcacaaatgagagatctatttataaaaaatcttaacaaataatccaaaaataaattacatcattaccttcatcatcacacacaaatttcaatattcaacacctaattttacctaattttcaacattcaaatattcaacattcaatattcaaatatctaatattaaaatattaattttcaacaattaCATGATTTTGAGGATGACCAAAATTTATCATTGAGACCTATTTACatgataataattaattaaaaatatatataaataaaaatgtcATAATACAagacatgatatatatatatatatatagttattttTCACACATATGTATGATCAAATAGTTTTAGGTTGTATTTGGACTGAAGATTGTGGATgaaagatttcaattttttttaaaaaatatttaatttatctcGAGACGTGTTCCAAATTTTtttgagtaggtttcttgtgagacggtttcacgaatctttatctgtgagacggatcaaacctatcgatattcacaacaaaaagtaatactcatagcataaaaaataatacatttttcatgtatgacccaaataaaagaaccgtctcacaaaatacgacctatgaggccgtctcacacaaatttttgttaattttttattttttaactcgAGGAAGAGATATATTACAATTGAATCATTCTAATTTGAACTTTTGTGCCAGATGACTCAAAATACATTTCTGATTTGAATTTGTACTCCAAACAAACTAATATATCTATACCTAAACATGATTGCTAATGAGAAATTTGAGTCGATCTTGAAAAAGTACTCCATGCGGTCCAGATCCAGCCCATTTACACGATTAATTTGTACTGTGGatgcataattaattaaaagggCATGTGCTTGTCTACTCTTGTCGATCAATATCATGTGTGAGtcattcatattttaataaaaattgacATAATGTAAAGAtgattaaaagataaaattttaccAATCATAATACCACAAACATAATATAGAAAAATCCAAAAAACGACgcttatttacaaaataataggCACGGCCCCATAAGtcaatcattatattttaaattttaattatatatttcttttaaaaaactaaaaaacatTATCTTGGTAACACATATATATTTAGAGAGTTTGAGAAAGAAAAATCTTTATCCttacaaaaaattttttttaggaaGTTGGTATtaattgaaattattattttcgttcATTAATCCAATGAATGGGCATAGCCTTTATTAATGGAAGCCTCTTTCATCTTCAATAAACTATTTTGATATTCCTGCTAGGACCTACGTACTGCAAGGATGTTATGGaaagttaaataaaaaatataatacggGGACAAAAATCAGTTGGTAACCAAGTTAACTACGTCTGGAGTCCGGAGAGAGGTTGAAATATGATGTTTAACCAATATGATCTAAAATATATTCGAGTTGTACAGTTTATACTTTTTATAATGTTTCGTAAACTCATAAAATAGTTTTATCCTCGTGAGCCACTATCACGTCTTTGATCTTAACATATAATTACTGTGAGCAAGATTGTTGAGGACAATAATTATGTACGATGATAAAGTAATTCAAACGTTGTACAATTTTAAGAATTTGAATCATAACATCGTCatcaattatattttctaataaaatgaaaaacacTCGACCCCATATGATTTATATCTATTATAGTAGAGCATGAACGTGGGACATCAGAGACATTCATACGAGTTTAACTCTATTCAAGAAGATAGATCAACGGGATCCACCATTCAATACTAGACaaagaaattaattaaaatccaataaaaattttaggcAACTAGATCCAATTAAACCCAATtagtttcttatattttattataattttttttaaaaaaaattatacttaaaATTCTTCCGAATAAATCTGAgcctttgattttaaaaaaattatacttaaaATTCTTCCGAATAAATCTGAgcctttgattttaaaaaaattatacttaaaATTCTTCCGAATAAATCTGAGCCTTTGACCAGTTTGTTATGTAACAATACTGTATAAACTCCAGTGTGTTTCTGCGGTATAATTAACAAATGATAAGAACAATAAGAATTAATTGGCAAATAacgtaaatatatttattttattctataTTATCATTTTTCTCCCTTTTTAAGGCATGAAAAGCTTGTTCCCACACTTGCATCGCCAAGCTTCTGGATAGTACTCTAATGGCCTAAACAACCCAGGATGAATCGGGAGGTGCACCGGCTTACACGGCGAGCACCACCCACATTTTGATCTGCAAGTCGGCGGTGATGAGCCCAGACCAGCCAGTCGCCGCCGTGTCGTAACCGCATCGGCCACCTCCTCTCTAATCTTCTTCCTCTCTCCAACACCTACATTGATACACAACATATCTAACTCTCTTTATTCTAGTATCTTTATCTTCAACTCCTGATGTAAAAATTTTAAGAATTGATAGGATTTTCATAATTTGACGTTCATGGAAATTTGAACTAAAAATGATTTTGGATGAGAATTAAGATTCATCGTGTACTTTCAAATCtgcttaattttatttaattaagttacATGTAGAGTACTTACTAATTAGATGAAGAGTTGGGTTGAAGCCAAGAGCTGGTATCGAAGCAAGTAGGAGAAAAGCTAGGGTGACCATGGTTGCAAAGGAAACGACGATATCCCTCCGATGACGGCGGTGTTCGGTCATCTCTGATGCTATAGCTGATCGTAATGGGTCCGGAAACAATGTATTGCATATGCAAACGGGAGAGAAAGTTATATATGTCGTTGAAAAGAAGAGGAAATCGATGAAGAAGATTCGGAAAAGTGTGTGGAAAGAATGAGCAAAATTAATGGAGTTTGAGGTGATATTATTGGTGATAGTTGCGTGCAAGCGTGCGAGTCCAAGTCAAAGAGACATACTACATTAAAAGATGTGGGGTTATGCATGTCAATTTTTTCAAACAAAAGTGAGGAATTCTTAAGGGGTTTGTCTCAATTTGTTGTATGTTACCTTTCATTAGTACTACGTGGTTCTAACCTGCATGGTCGTGAAATGtcagctttttttttaaaaaaaaaactctcacACAATTATAAAGATGTAAAAGTAAAGGAATGATCCCCGTTATAATTTGTTAAATTTCAGTCTTAATGTAATAACgctgttttttttacttttttaaatggaattttggttattttttttaaaccataaTGTTGACGTGACGCAGAACACATCATTAATATATCAGTCAAGATATATCAGCAATATATGAAATCACGTAAGTAATATTCAAACACAACATTAGCATTCCGATCACAAAGATCGTGTTACGACGGTAATTTTACTAATTAATGAACCAAAAACAGAACCAGGCTACTTTAACGACCACAAATATTAATGTTTATAAAGCGACTTGATCCCCAAAATATGTTTGGGTAGAAATTTGGATTTTATCTTTTGTCGTCTTGTTTAATATTCACATGCCCACACGATCCTTGTAGAAAAATCTGGGATGGATTGCACAGTTGACTATGTTCTTTACTTTAAGGTTTACTGTAAGAAATTGAATCGAGTACTGTCATTTCATAAAGCTATTTCCTTTTCCATACTTTGGAGGTTGTATTGTCGTTCTGCTTGCTAAATTTCAACCGTTTCTTGTAACACTTCAAAGTGTAATAAATTATAGTAAAACGGTAAAATTCCCATTTATGGAAGAATTTAACTGTAAAAAATCAAGGCCTTGTTTTAACTCATATGAGCACGATGGTTCATTTAATTTAGATTGTGTTTGGATCGATCATTTCAGATActggattttgaattttcttaaCTTATTTGGATCGAAAAATTTGAAGTTATTTGAATGATATTTCCaaatcaaatttatctttatttcttttttcgACAATCAATGCAACCCGTCATGGATCTAACTTGCAAGTGCGGGCCTGGTGATGAACCGGGCTCGGACAGGCCTGGAAAATTGAGTCAGTGTAATCACAAGGCTTTAAACAAAGTTAGATTTAAAGTAAAAAAAGGACTAAAAAGTTAGCATGATTTGCATATGAAATTGGGGCCTGCCTGTTACCTGCAGGCCGGGGAAAAATTACGGTAAAATGCATTTTTTGTACATTGATTCGGGCCTGGAAATGAGAGATGGCAGACGTTACATATACCCCACCAGAGACTGAAACCAACAGGGAAATACACAGTTTTAATGCTCCTTGTGCTCGATTACCAATTATTTTGTAATTAATAATTGAGTGGATAGGAAAGCACAATTGAGTGATAAAATataggaaaattttcattttttctattatatttgttattaaatttcaattttaatatgatatttttagtttttaacaaatttaatgtttttttatcgAGTGTATTGATGTGATACTGTACATGTCAGCGCTAAATCGCTGTCATGTTAGAGAAAAGACTATAATGTCAAAAGCAAAGGTAATATACTAAGACAGTAATTTGACAACATAGATTACCAAAATCGTAACAAAATAAAGATATAaaaccaaaaatatatttatgtatttcttaaatattttttaattagaaACTTGCAGTATATTTGATTAATTAGATTAGATAGAATTTAGAAGGAAGAATAAATCAAAAGGTGGAATACAACTATTTATACAGGATATTCTTTGTTTCCATAAACAAGGGCAAAATAGATAATAAATATCTCTTCGTCCCATGTTTGACTGAAATTTGTGAGTGCAACCTTAATGGCAACGAATGAATTGCCCAATTTACCCTCAATGATATGACTTGTGATCAAATAACCATTAATTCATTCAGGAGTATGTTTGAAACAATATCAGTCACACAATGGGAGTGAAATAAAACTAACATGGAATCTCCTAATATTGATTTGCAATTTTgattatgtatatttatttgttttttcgaTTTTTGCATTCGATGttatcaacttttaattttaattcgtTATAGTTCAATACCGAAATTggcattatattataatttttgaaacatttgaatttttttcgatAATTTGGCATATACTAAAGTACCgtatttttttaatgtcataCCGATCTCGATACCGAAAAATTCTGTAAACGGTTAAATTTaatagagtaagtctcttgtgagacggtctcacgaatctttgtCTATGATACgggtcaatcataccgatattcacaataaaaaataatactcttagcataaaaattaatatttttcatggatgacccaaataagagatccgtctcaaaaaatacaacccgtgagatcgtctcatacaagtttttgccaatttaATATGCGTTTTATTTTGCTATACGATAAATATGATATACCAGAATTTCTGTTCAATATTTTTCCCACCCCTAGACACAAAGGATAGCATAACTTGGTTCTTCTGTTGCGTTAGTGAGCGCtgactttattttaaaattattaccTTTGGGCTACGTTTGGTTGgaaggataaaataaactaatgattagtatgtaaatgataaaaaaaatgattgtgatagaaatgtaatatataatgtaaaagagtattatgtttggtatgatttttaagtatgagataattttgaattttttgatgaaatgactAAATTGcccttttctttatttttttttctttactcCGGCGCCGGCCCGGCCACGGAGGTGGTCTGACGGCCGCggggataattttgaattttttgatgaaatgacgAAATTGCccttttctttatattttttttttactccgGCGACGGCCCGGCCACGGAGGTGGTCTGACGGCCGCGGCGGCCGATGGGCCGGCGGTCCGACTGTCGGCCAGAAGCGGCGGTTGGCGGTGGCCGGCCGGAATCGACGGTGGCGGCGACGGGTGGTCGGCGGTGGCCGGTGGGCGGTCGGTGgaaggaagtggtggtgagtttggatttaggagaagggtaaaattggaaaaataggaTGTATTAAGAGTGAGATAAATAATCCTAGAGGGTGAGGAGgtattattttaacctacctaatataacctaatcattcataagagcgattgacttggttaaataaaaaacgtaCCAAACGAGTGATTAGGTGGGTTAAACAAAATAAACCCACCAAATCAAACGAACCAAACACTGCCTTGTTGTTTAAGGCAGTGTTTGGTTGCctttgggtttattttttttaacttaccTAATCACTCGTTTGGTACggttttttatttaaccaaggCAATCCCTCATATGAATGATTATGTTATATTaggtaggttaaaataatacatcTTCACCCCTATGATTATTTATCCCACTCTTAATCTAtcatatttttacaattttatccTTCTCTTAaatccaaactcaccaccacttccttcCACCGACCGCCCACCGGCAACCCCTGCCAAAGGCCGACCGCCGTCGACCACCGTCGGCCGCCGCCGCCGCTTTCGGCCGAGCACCGCCGCCGCCTCCGGTCGACAACCGCCGATCGCCGCCACCGCTTCCGGCCGACCGCCGACGCTTCCGACTGACCGGCAGACCACCGCGGCCGACGCAAAAATGGAAGGGCAATTTTgtcaattcatcaaaaaattattaattatctaATTCTTAtcaatcataccaaacataatattattttatcattatatatattatatttctatttcaatcattctttttatcatttctctcttaatcatttcattattttatcctCCAAACCAAACGCAGCCTTAATAGTCCCATATATCACTCGATCCTTTTTTTTCCTCGAAAATGTATTTTATAGTAAATCTAATTTATCTTAAAATT comes from Primulina huaijiensis isolate GDHJ02 chromosome 2, ASM1229523v2, whole genome shotgun sequence and encodes:
- the LOC140958706 gene encoding EPIDERMAL PATTERNING FACTOR-like protein 5, translating into MTEHRRHRRDIVVSFATMVTLAFLLLASIPALGFNPTLHLISVGERKKIREEVADAVTTRRRLAGLGSSPPTCRSKCGWCSPCKPVHLPIHPGLFRPLEYYPEAWRCKCGNKLFMP